A window from Betta splendens chromosome 1, fBetSpl5.4, whole genome shotgun sequence encodes these proteins:
- the pgam1b gene encoding phosphoglycerate mutase 1b, with product MAAYKLVLIRHGESCWNQENRFCGWFDADLSKTGEQEAKRGGQALKDAGYEFDVCYTSVLKRAIRTLWFVLDSIDQMWVPVHRSWRLNERHYGGLTGLNKAETAAKHGEAQVKIWRRSFDIPPPSMDEEHDFYQSISKDRRYGDLTEDQLPSCESLKDTIARALPYWNEEIVPQIKEGKRVLIAAHGNSLRGIVKHLEGMSEEAIMELNLPTGIPIVYELDKNLKPLGPMQFLGDEETVKKAMEAVAAQGKAKK from the exons ATGGCTGCGTACAAGCTGGTGCTGATCCGCCACGGAGAGAGCTgctggaaccaggagaaccgTTTCTGCGGCTGGTTCGACGCGGACCTGAGCAAGACCGGGGAACAGGAGGCCAAGAGAGGAGGACAGGCCCTGAAAG ATGCTGGCTATGAATTTGATGTATGCTACACCTCTGTCCTGAAGAGGGCCATCCGCACCCTTTGGTTTGTTTTGGACAGCATCGACCAGATGTGGGTGCCTGTCCATAGAAGCTGGCGTCTAAATGAGCGTCACTACGGTGGCCTGACTGGGCTGAACAAGGCGGAAACCGCAGCCAAACATGGAGAGGCCCAGGTCAAGATCTGGAGGCGTTCTTTCGACATTCCACCCCCATCCATGGATGAGGAGCATGACTTCTATCAGTCCATAAGCAAG GATCGACGTTATGGCGACCTGACTGAGGACCAGCTTCCCTCCTGTGAGAGTCTTAAGGACACCATTGCCAGAGCTTTGCCTTACTGGAACGAAGAGATTGTCCCACAAATTAAAGAGGGCAAGAGGGTGCTGATTGCTGCCCACGGCAACAGTCTCCGGGGCATCGTCAAGCATCTCGAAG GTATGTCAGAGGAGGCCATCATGGAGCTGAACCTGCCCACAGGCATCCCCATTGTCTACGAGCTGGACAAGAACCTGAAGCCTTTAGGACCCATGCAGTTCCTGGGAGACGAAGAGACTGTCAAGAAAGccatggaagctgtggctgctcAGGGCAAAGCTAAAAAATAG
- the avpi1 gene encoding uncharacterized protein avpi1: MAEVPASSSTEDDLSAQWKLSSQRSRKSGCSNIFSGINRHQLHKLFGSAGDGDAEHRAKLVWQSMEAEMENVEEREQVEQEAGLAQALVGLRVRARNKAGIRVEGYQDHKWLRTSGYLRFEEQLPPDHMLEGGEPGPTPSEGQSPSPAQGDVTDKQSTSKPPSWRLGVSRQEDARDCERYLHRILH, translated from the exons ATGGCAGAGgtcccagcatcctcctctaCTGAGGATGACCTGTCTGCTCAGTGGAAACTCTCCAGTCAGCGAAGCAGGAAGTCTGGGTGCTCCAACATCTTTTCAGGGATCAACCGACACCAACTGCACAAGCTGTTCGGATCAGCGGGAGACGGAGACGCTGAACATCGAGCGAAGCTGGTGTGGCAAAGcatggaggcagagatggaaaaCGTAGAGGAAAGGGAGCAGGTAGAACAAGAGGCAGGGCTGGCCCAAGCCTTAGTGGGACTAAGGGTCAGAGCAAGAAATAAGGCAGGTATCAGGGTGGAGGGATACCAAGACCACAAGTGGCTCAGAACATCAGGATACCTCAG GTTTGAGGAACAATTACCACCCGATCACATGTTAGAGGGCGGCGAGCCAGGCCCAACACCCAGTGAGGGCCAATCCCCTTCGCCTGCTCAGGGAGACGTCACAGACAAGCAAAGCACATCGAAACCCCCCTCGTGGAGGTTGGGCGTGTCGAGACAGGAGGACGCCAGAGACTGTGAACGCTACCTTCACCGCATCCTCCACTAA
- the exosc1 gene encoding exosome complex component CSL4 isoform X2 — protein MSDGLYEGDKLCSVEDCSPGTGVYLRHGYIYSSLAGYVLRKKEGEELPVISVVRETETQLLPDVGTIVTCKVTSINPRYAKVHILYVGSTPLKDRFRGTIRKEDVRATEKDKVETYKSFRPGDIVLAKVISLGDVQSNYLLTTAENELGVVVAHSEAGAQMVPISWCEMQCPQTHTKEFRKVARVQPEFLQA, from the exons ATGAGTGATGGACTCTATGAAG GTGACAAACTGTGCAGCGTTGAAGACTGTAGTCCAGGCACAGGAGTGTATCTGCGCCATGGCTACATATACTCCTCATTAGCAGGTTATGTGCTCAGGaaaaaagagggggaggag ttaccAGTGATCTCAGTGGTCAGAGAAACCGAAACGCAACTACTACCTGATGTTGGCACCATAGTCACCTGTAAG GTTACCAGCATCAACCCCAGGTACGCTAAGGTCCACATACTCTACGTGGGCTCCACACCCCTAAAAGACCGTTTCAGAGGGACGATCAG AAAAGAAGATGTGCGAGCAACAGAAAAGGACAAG GTAGAAACGTACAAAAGCTTCCGGCCTGGTGACATCGTCCTGGCTAAAGTT ATTTCCCTTGGCGACGTTCAGTCTAACTACCTGTTGACAACGGCAGAGAACGAGCTGGGAGTGGTAGTGgcacacagtgaagcag gtgCCCAGATGGTTCCCATCAGCTGGTGTGAGATGCAgtgcccacagacacacaccaaggAGTTTCGCAAAGTGGCACGAGTACAGCCAGAGTTCCTCCAAGCATGA
- the knop1 gene encoding lysine-rich nucleolar protein 1 isoform X3, with protein MKTEEEKSEKNLKKKEKKHKREQASLPNRKMYTDDGEMAEVKKEKRNKEEQIMVLEEETTLDGINSKERKKKKKKGKVSDSLNGDEDEKERVSKKKKNQLASHEDQDEVEEGTKQRKEKKGKKKAVQVKLENIKVEKEEGDVEQAGNDKVQKKAKKTKNNISLVNKKKTEAQVKEKTKKKIQIVAKTEMGVSKKKHKVAENVRMLEIPEDKIDNGDEVKVKKKKKNKMKDKSEVETPVVKGNGKISKTSAKKIETDIIIDDEKIESRRKIKKEKERRALEEVSEVEDPGPNKKRRKRAKREEDEALSNNVKEAEEEDQRGESLVATNTKSKRKKSFPPLEQVDNIVTDNAKRKKKQKKIKLEEVEEPQEPPQPDVVFLSAKSGNADEVTINKERRQALQMEIDKASQPEQPAKPSVPQGFGQWSTAQFDTSAQQQKFLRLMGGLKKGFQPAAASNGGANMAMGKQAQQQLQQGLMGEFERAHSRRMDFSSRGAGLGFAAPSNKKFAIDVNACRSVRFDD; from the exons atgaaaacagaggaagagaaaagtgaaaagaatcttaagaagaaggagaagaaacacaaaagagAACAAGCTTCTCTGCCTAACAGAAAAATGTATACTGATGATGGTGAGATGGCAgaggtgaaaaaagaaaagagaaacaaagaagAGCAAATCATGGTTTTAGAGGAGGAAACGACATTGGATGGAATCAAttcaaaggaaagaaagaagaaaaaaaagaaggggaAAGTTAGTGATTCTCTAAATGGTGATGAGGATGAGAAAGAAAGGGTcagcaaaaagaagaaaaatcagCTTGCTAGTCATGAGGATCAAGATGAAGTGGAAGAAGGAACAAAACAGCggaaggagaagaaagggaagaaaaaGGCTGTACAAGTAAAATTAGAAAACATAAAGGTAGAAAAAGAAGAGGGTGATGTAGAGCAAGCTGGAAATGACAAAGTgcaaaaaaaagccaaaaaaacaaaaaacaatatttcactTGTGAACAAGAAGAAAACTGAGGCGCAAGttaaagaaaagacaaagaagaaaatacAAATTGTAGCCAAGACTGAAATGGGTGTAAGTAAAAAGAAACATAAGGTGGCTGAAAATGTAAGGATGCTGGAGATACCAGAGGACAAGATTGATAACGGTGATGAAGTCAAagtaaaaaagaagaaaaagaacaaaatgaaagaTAAAAGTGAGGTAGAAACCCCAGTGGTCAAAGGCAATGGcaaaataagcaaaacatcagcAAAGAAGATTGAGACTGATATAATCATAGATGATGAGAAGATAGAAtcaaggagaaaaataaaaaaagaaaaggagagaagggcTTTAGAGGAGGTCAGTGAAGTAGAGGACCCAGGGCCaaacaagaagaggaggaaaagggcaaagagagaagaggatgaAGCATTATCAAACAATGTTaaagaagctgaggaggaggatcagcGTGGGGAAAGTTTAgttgcaacaaacacaaaaagcaaaaggaaGAAGAGCTTTCCCCCACTAGAACAGGTGGACAACATTGTTACAGATAAtgcaaagaggaagaagaagcagaagaagattaaactggaggaagtggaagAGCCACAG GAGCCTCCACAGCCTGATGTAGTGTTTCTATCAGCGAAGAGTGGAAACGCTGATGAGGTCACCATCAACAAG GAGAGAAGACAGGCTTTACAGATGGAGATTGACAAGGCCTCTCAGCCAGAGCAACCTGCTAAACCTTCG GTTCCTCAGGGTTTTGGCCAGTGGAGCACCGCACAGTTCGACACTtctgcacagcagcagaagtTCCTCCGGCTGATGGGTGGCCTCAAAAAGGGTTTCCAGCCAGCGGCAGCGAGCAACGGGGGCGCAAACATGGCAATGGGAAAgcaggcccagcagcagctgcagcaaggCCTCATGGGAGAGTTTGAGCGTGCTCATTCGCGACGAATGGACTTCAGTAGCAGGGGAGCAGGACTCGGGTTCGCTGCTCCATCCAATAAGAAGTTCGCTATCGATGTCAATGCGTGTCGATCAGTTCGCTTTGATGATtga
- the exosc1 gene encoding exosome complex component CSL4 isoform X1, which yields MSPMKLCVPGDKLCSVEDCSPGTGVYLRHGYIYSSLAGYVLRKKEGEELPVISVVRETETQLLPDVGTIVTCKVTSINPRYAKVHILYVGSTPLKDRFRGTIRKEDVRATEKDKVETYKSFRPGDIVLAKVISLGDVQSNYLLTTAENELGVVVAHSEAGAQMVPISWCEMQCPQTHTKEFRKVARVQPEFLQA from the exons ATGTCGCCGATGAAGCTGTGTGTTCCAG GTGACAAACTGTGCAGCGTTGAAGACTGTAGTCCAGGCACAGGAGTGTATCTGCGCCATGGCTACATATACTCCTCATTAGCAGGTTATGTGCTCAGGaaaaaagagggggaggag ttaccAGTGATCTCAGTGGTCAGAGAAACCGAAACGCAACTACTACCTGATGTTGGCACCATAGTCACCTGTAAG GTTACCAGCATCAACCCCAGGTACGCTAAGGTCCACATACTCTACGTGGGCTCCACACCCCTAAAAGACCGTTTCAGAGGGACGATCAG AAAAGAAGATGTGCGAGCAACAGAAAAGGACAAG GTAGAAACGTACAAAAGCTTCCGGCCTGGTGACATCGTCCTGGCTAAAGTT ATTTCCCTTGGCGACGTTCAGTCTAACTACCTGTTGACAACGGCAGAGAACGAGCTGGGAGTGGTAGTGgcacacagtgaagcag gtgCCCAGATGGTTCCCATCAGCTGGTGTGAGATGCAgtgcccacagacacacaccaaggAGTTTCGCAAAGTGGCACGAGTACAGCCAGAGTTCCTCCAAGCATGA
- the pi4k2a gene encoding phosphatidylinositol 4-kinase type 2-alpha, translated as MSKIERNPSRLMDETSPLVSPLRDSGDFSYCPTEPTSPRGAFGGTPGSVVRIPAGSPGRSRERQPLLDRDRGNSPRGPHRNEFPEDPEFRDIIRKAERAIEEGIYPERIYQGSSGSYFVKDSQGKIIGVFKPKNEEPYGQLNPKWTKWLQKLCCPCCFGRDCLVLNQGYLSEAGASLVDQKLELNIVPRTKVVYLASETFNYSAIDRVKSRGKRLALEKVPKVGQRFHRIGLPPKVGSFQLFVDGYKDADFWLRKFEAEPLPENTNRQLQLQFERLVVLDYIIRNTGKGNDNWLLKYDCPMDSGGNRDTDWVVVKDPIIKLAAIDNGLAFPLKHPDSWRAYPFYWAWLSQAKVPFSQEIRELVLPKLSDPNFIKDLEEDLYELFKKDPGFDRGQFHKQIAVMRGQILNLCQALKDGKTPLQLVQMPPVIVETARAPQRANSESYTQSFQSRRPFFTWW; from the exons ATGAGCAAAATA GAACGAAATCCTTCCAGATTAATGGACGAAACGAGTCCGCTCGTCTCTCCGCTCCGGGACTCCGGGGATTTTAGCTACTGTCCGACAGAGCCCACCAGCCCGCGGGGCGCCTTTGGAGGCACGCCGGGCTCCGTGGTGCGCATCCCGGCTGGCAGCCCGGGACGCAGCCGAGAGAGGCAGCCGTTGTTGGACCGTGACCGCGGGAACTCGCCGCGGGGGCCGCATAGGAACGAGTTCCCAGAAGATCCCGAGTTCAGAGACATCATCAGAAAGGCCGAGCGAGCCATAGAGGAGGGGATCTATCCAGAGAGGATCTACCAGGGATCCAGTGGAAGCTATTTTGTCAAAGACTCACAAGGG AAAATCATTGGTGTCTTCAAACCCAAAAATGAAGAGCCCTACGGCCAGCTGAACCCAAAGTGGACCAAGTGGCTTCAGAAACTGTGTTGTCCCTGCTGTTTTGGTCGCGACTGTTTGGTGCTGAACCAGGGCTACCTCTCAGAGGCCGGAGCCAGTCTGGTCGACCAGAAACTGGAGCTCAACATTGTTCCCAGGACCAAG GTGGTTTACTTAGCCAGTGAAACATTCAACTACAGTGCCATAGACAGGGTCAAGTCTCGAGGTAAAAGACTAGCCCTAGAGAAGGTGCCTAAAGTGGGCCAGCGCTTCCACAGGATCGGACTGCCCCCCAAG GTCGGTTCCTTCCAGCTCTTTGTTGATGGATACAAGGATGCCGACTTCTGGCTGCGGAAGTTTGAAGCAGAGCCTTTGCCTGAAAACACAAATcgtcagcttcagctgcagtttgaGCGACTCGTAGTACTCGATTACATCATCAGGAACACAGGCAA AGGAAATGACAACTGGCTGCTGAAGTACGACTGTCCCATGGACTCCGGGGGGAACAGA GACACAGACTGGGTAGTGGTAAAGGACCCCATCATTAAGCTTGCAGCAATAGACAATGGCCTCGCCTTCCCCCTCAAACACCCGGACTCCTGGAGAGCCT ACCCATTTTACTGGGCATGGCTTTCCCAGGCCAAGGTTCCTTTCTCCCAGGAAATCAGAGAACTGGTCCTCCCCAAGCTCTCAGACCCAAATTTCATCAAAGACCTGGAAGAGGACCTTTATGAATTATTCAAG AAAGACCCTGGTTTCGACAGAGGACAGTTTCACAAACAAATAGCAGTAATGAGGGGACAG ATCCTGAACCTGTGCCAGGCATTGAAGGATGGGAAAACCCCCCTGCAGCTGGTCCAGATGCCCCCTGTAATTGTTGAGACAGCCAGAGCGCCTCAGAGAGCCAACAGTGAGTCCTACACGCAGAGTTTCCAGAGCCGAAGACCGTTCTTCACCTGGTGGTAG
- the gprc5bb gene encoding G protein-coupled receptor, class C, group 5, member Bb — MALSPIIICLLSLIGYGASHPSPPPPRGCSVDVEPPYRVLCDLESVWGVVLEAVACSGGLASLVLAVVLLVKLRSVSDPARRSSLGPLLLLLGTLLGLFTISLAFLVGKNQALCVVRRAFWGPLFALCFSSLLVQGVRLRRLVGGRSSPSGSSLAALGLALALVQGIISAEWVLLTVVREGHPACEYPPLDFALTCSYTLGLLLIAMGLSLGVVLCGGEFGAEGGGGGGGDEDREGDSEKRKWKCNAVWLFLSSLASALLWVAWLGFYLYGSQGLRGRGKGERLGGKKDIKVLDEPALAVALVIQGWILLLFHAIPEVYLCLRKVPQSNTQDFFDTSHTSPPPHFGDELPSHSHRPFPENQSFSMEEHSASLRSGTYHSSHGSMRPGIAFRGHVYQPTEMALVMNGGTMPTAPVNYTGRRLW, encoded by the exons ATGGCTCTCAGCCCCATCATCATCTGCCTCCTGTCACTGATTGGTTATGGCGCATCccacccctctcctcctccacctcgggGATGCAGTGTGGATGTGGAACCTCCGTACCGAGTGCTGTGTGACCTGGAGTCAGTCTGGGGTGTGGTCCTGGAAGCCGTGGCCTGCAGCGGTGGTCTCGCCTCCCTGGTCCTTGCTGTGGTCCTGTTAGTCAAGCTGCGCTCTGTCTCTGACCCTGCCAGGCGCTCCAGCCTGGGgcctcttctgctgctgctgggcacgCTCCTGGGGCTCTTCACCATCTCGCTGGCCTTCCTGGTGGGGAAGAACCAGGCGCTCTGTGTGGTCCGCAGGGCCTTCTGGGGGCCCCTCtttgccctctgcttctccagcttgCTAGTACAAGGTGTGAGGCTCAGGAGGCTGGTGGGGGGCCGGTCGAGCCCCTCGGGCAGCTCGCTGGCGGCGCTGGGTCTGGCCTTGGCCTTGGTTCAGGGTATCATCTCCGCTGAGTGGGTCCTGCTCACCGTGGTCAGGGAGGGTCACCCAGCCTGTGAATACCCACCGCTGGACTTTGCGCTGACATGCAGCTACACTCTGGGGCTTCTCCTCATAGCCATGGGGCTTTCCCTAGGGGTGGTGCTGTGTGGCGGAGAATTTggggctgagggaggaggaggaggaggcggtgacGAAGATAGAGAAGGAGACAGTGAAAAACGAAAATGGAAGTGTAACGCTGTGTGGCTCTTCCTCTCCAGCCTGGCATCGGCGTTGCTGTGGGTCGCGTGGTTGGGTTTCTACCTGTACGGCAGCCAGGGCTTGAGGGGAAGGGGGAAGGGGGAGCGGCTGGGGGGAAAGAAGGATATAAAGGTGCTGGACGAGCCGGCGCTGGCGGTGGCCCTGGTCATTCAAGGTTGGATCCTCCTGCTGTTCCACGCCATTCCAGAGGTCTACCTGTGTCTGCGGAAGGTTCCACAGTCCAACACGCAGGATTTTTTCGACACGAGCCACACGTCCCCTCCTCCACACTTTGGAGATGAGCTCCCTTCGCACTCCCACCGACCCTTTCCAGAAAACCAGAGCTTCTCCATGGAGGAGCACAGTGCAA gtctCCGGAGTGGAACATACCACAGCAGCCACGGGAGCATGCGTCCTGGCATCGCCTTCAGGGGCCACGTGTACCAACCCACCGAGATGGCTCTGGTCATGAACGGTGGCACA ATGCCCACAGCTCCCGTTAACTACACTGGACGTCGGTTATGGTAG
- the knop1 gene encoding lysine-rich nucleolar protein 1 isoform X1, whose product MNAANVLKTCTSAEVHVPFMFQTDDEDVIFVSEKTAPKSSEVTIDQVKLLALQRDIDQGSLPREPAEPVKSQRSAAVEKVKMKTEEEKSEKNLKKKEKKHKREQASLPNRKMYTDDGEMAEVKKEKRNKEEQIMVLEEETTLDGINSKERKKKKKKGKVSDSLNGDEDEKERVSKKKKNQLASHEDQDEVEEGTKQRKEKKGKKKAVQVKLENIKVEKEEGDVEQAGNDKVQKKAKKTKNNISLVNKKKTEAQVKEKTKKKIQIVAKTEMGVSKKKHKVAENVRMLEIPEDKIDNGDEVKVKKKKKNKMKDKSEVETPVVKGNGKISKTSAKKIETDIIIDDEKIESRRKIKKEKERRALEEVSEVEDPGPNKKRRKRAKREEDEALSNNVKEAEEEDQRGESLVATNTKSKRKKSFPPLEQVDNIVTDNAKRKKKQKKIKLEEVEEPQEPPQPDVVFLSAKSGNADEVTINKERRQALQMEIDKASQPEQPAKPSVPQGFGQWSTAQFDTSAQQQKFLRLMGGLKKGFQPAAASNGGANMAMGKQAQQQLQQGLMGEFERAHSRRMDFSSRGAGLGFAAPSNKKFAIDVNACRSVRFDD is encoded by the exons ATGAATGCTGCTAACGTACTGAAAACATGCACATCTGCAGAGGTCCACGTTCCCTTTATGTTTCAGACGGACGACGAGGACGTGATATTTGTTTCAGAAAAGACTGCTCCTAAGTCCAGTGAGGTTACCATTGACCAG GTGAAGCTACTGGCTTTGCAGAGGGACATAGATCAGGGATCCCTTCCCAGAGAGCCGGCTGAACCCGTG AAAAGCCAGaggtctgctgctgtggaaaaagtcaaaatgaaaacagaggaagagaaaagtgaaaagaatcttaagaagaaggagaagaaacacaaaagagAACAAGCTTCTCTGCCTAACAGAAAAATGTATACTGATGATGGTGAGATGGCAgaggtgaaaaaagaaaagagaaacaaagaagAGCAAATCATGGTTTTAGAGGAGGAAACGACATTGGATGGAATCAAttcaaaggaaagaaagaagaaaaaaaagaaggggaAAGTTAGTGATTCTCTAAATGGTGATGAGGATGAGAAAGAAAGGGTcagcaaaaagaagaaaaatcagCTTGCTAGTCATGAGGATCAAGATGAAGTGGAAGAAGGAACAAAACAGCggaaggagaagaaagggaagaaaaaGGCTGTACAAGTAAAATTAGAAAACATAAAGGTAGAAAAAGAAGAGGGTGATGTAGAGCAAGCTGGAAATGACAAAGTgcaaaaaaaagccaaaaaaacaaaaaacaatatttcactTGTGAACAAGAAGAAAACTGAGGCGCAAGttaaagaaaagacaaagaagaaaatacAAATTGTAGCCAAGACTGAAATGGGTGTAAGTAAAAAGAAACATAAGGTGGCTGAAAATGTAAGGATGCTGGAGATACCAGAGGACAAGATTGATAACGGTGATGAAGTCAAagtaaaaaagaagaaaaagaacaaaatgaaagaTAAAAGTGAGGTAGAAACCCCAGTGGTCAAAGGCAATGGcaaaataagcaaaacatcagcAAAGAAGATTGAGACTGATATAATCATAGATGATGAGAAGATAGAAtcaaggagaaaaataaaaaaagaaaaggagagaagggcTTTAGAGGAGGTCAGTGAAGTAGAGGACCCAGGGCCaaacaagaagaggaggaaaagggcaaagagagaagaggatgaAGCATTATCAAACAATGTTaaagaagctgaggaggaggatcagcGTGGGGAAAGTTTAgttgcaacaaacacaaaaagcaaaaggaaGAAGAGCTTTCCCCCACTAGAACAGGTGGACAACATTGTTACAGATAAtgcaaagaggaagaagaagcagaagaagattaaactggaggaagtggaagAGCCACAG GAGCCTCCACAGCCTGATGTAGTGTTTCTATCAGCGAAGAGTGGAAACGCTGATGAGGTCACCATCAACAAG GAGAGAAGACAGGCTTTACAGATGGAGATTGACAAGGCCTCTCAGCCAGAGCAACCTGCTAAACCTTCG GTTCCTCAGGGTTTTGGCCAGTGGAGCACCGCACAGTTCGACACTtctgcacagcagcagaagtTCCTCCGGCTGATGGGTGGCCTCAAAAAGGGTTTCCAGCCAGCGGCAGCGAGCAACGGGGGCGCAAACATGGCAATGGGAAAgcaggcccagcagcagctgcagcaaggCCTCATGGGAGAGTTTGAGCGTGCTCATTCGCGACGAATGGACTTCAGTAGCAGGGGAGCAGGACTCGGGTTCGCTGCTCCATCCAATAAGAAGTTCGCTATCGATGTCAATGCGTGTCGATCAGTTCGCTTTGATGATtga
- the knop1 gene encoding lysine-rich nucleolar protein 1 isoform X2 yields the protein MFQTDDEDVIFVSEKTAPKSSEVTIDQVKLLALQRDIDQGSLPREPAEPVKSQRSAAVEKVKMKTEEEKSEKNLKKKEKKHKREQASLPNRKMYTDDGEMAEVKKEKRNKEEQIMVLEEETTLDGINSKERKKKKKKGKVSDSLNGDEDEKERVSKKKKNQLASHEDQDEVEEGTKQRKEKKGKKKAVQVKLENIKVEKEEGDVEQAGNDKVQKKAKKTKNNISLVNKKKTEAQVKEKTKKKIQIVAKTEMGVSKKKHKVAENVRMLEIPEDKIDNGDEVKVKKKKKNKMKDKSEVETPVVKGNGKISKTSAKKIETDIIIDDEKIESRRKIKKEKERRALEEVSEVEDPGPNKKRRKRAKREEDEALSNNVKEAEEEDQRGESLVATNTKSKRKKSFPPLEQVDNIVTDNAKRKKKQKKIKLEEVEEPQEPPQPDVVFLSAKSGNADEVTINKERRQALQMEIDKASQPEQPAKPSVPQGFGQWSTAQFDTSAQQQKFLRLMGGLKKGFQPAAASNGGANMAMGKQAQQQLQQGLMGEFERAHSRRMDFSSRGAGLGFAAPSNKKFAIDVNACRSVRFDD from the exons ATGTTTCAGACGGACGACGAGGACGTGATATTTGTTTCAGAAAAGACTGCTCCTAAGTCCAGTGAGGTTACCATTGACCAG GTGAAGCTACTGGCTTTGCAGAGGGACATAGATCAGGGATCCCTTCCCAGAGAGCCGGCTGAACCCGTG AAAAGCCAGaggtctgctgctgtggaaaaagtcaaaatgaaaacagaggaagagaaaagtgaaaagaatcttaagaagaaggagaagaaacacaaaagagAACAAGCTTCTCTGCCTAACAGAAAAATGTATACTGATGATGGTGAGATGGCAgaggtgaaaaaagaaaagagaaacaaagaagAGCAAATCATGGTTTTAGAGGAGGAAACGACATTGGATGGAATCAAttcaaaggaaagaaagaagaaaaaaaagaaggggaAAGTTAGTGATTCTCTAAATGGTGATGAGGATGAGAAAGAAAGGGTcagcaaaaagaagaaaaatcagCTTGCTAGTCATGAGGATCAAGATGAAGTGGAAGAAGGAACAAAACAGCggaaggagaagaaagggaagaaaaaGGCTGTACAAGTAAAATTAGAAAACATAAAGGTAGAAAAAGAAGAGGGTGATGTAGAGCAAGCTGGAAATGACAAAGTgcaaaaaaaagccaaaaaaacaaaaaacaatatttcactTGTGAACAAGAAGAAAACTGAGGCGCAAGttaaagaaaagacaaagaagaaaatacAAATTGTAGCCAAGACTGAAATGGGTGTAAGTAAAAAGAAACATAAGGTGGCTGAAAATGTAAGGATGCTGGAGATACCAGAGGACAAGATTGATAACGGTGATGAAGTCAAagtaaaaaagaagaaaaagaacaaaatgaaagaTAAAAGTGAGGTAGAAACCCCAGTGGTCAAAGGCAATGGcaaaataagcaaaacatcagcAAAGAAGATTGAGACTGATATAATCATAGATGATGAGAAGATAGAAtcaaggagaaaaataaaaaaagaaaaggagagaagggcTTTAGAGGAGGTCAGTGAAGTAGAGGACCCAGGGCCaaacaagaagaggaggaaaagggcaaagagagaagaggatgaAGCATTATCAAACAATGTTaaagaagctgaggaggaggatcagcGTGGGGAAAGTTTAgttgcaacaaacacaaaaagcaaaaggaaGAAGAGCTTTCCCCCACTAGAACAGGTGGACAACATTGTTACAGATAAtgcaaagaggaagaagaagcagaagaagattaaactggaggaagtggaagAGCCACAG GAGCCTCCACAGCCTGATGTAGTGTTTCTATCAGCGAAGAGTGGAAACGCTGATGAGGTCACCATCAACAAG GAGAGAAGACAGGCTTTACAGATGGAGATTGACAAGGCCTCTCAGCCAGAGCAACCTGCTAAACCTTCG GTTCCTCAGGGTTTTGGCCAGTGGAGCACCGCACAGTTCGACACTtctgcacagcagcagaagtTCCTCCGGCTGATGGGTGGCCTCAAAAAGGGTTTCCAGCCAGCGGCAGCGAGCAACGGGGGCGCAAACATGGCAATGGGAAAgcaggcccagcagcagctgcagcaaggCCTCATGGGAGAGTTTGAGCGTGCTCATTCGCGACGAATGGACTTCAGTAGCAGGGGAGCAGGACTCGGGTTCGCTGCTCCATCCAATAAGAAGTTCGCTATCGATGTCAATGCGTGTCGATCAGTTCGCTTTGATGATtga